A window of Solanum stenotomum isolate F172 chromosome 3, ASM1918654v1, whole genome shotgun sequence contains these coding sequences:
- the LOC125860466 gene encoding uncharacterized protein LOC125860466, whose translation MAATTTSYLSNLEHGFSTKPRFRRRLFPSNTAPRILAMAPKKKVNKFDDNWKKQWFGAGLFYEGSEQVEVDVFKKLEKRKVLSTVEKAGLLSKAEELGFTLSSIEKLGLFSKAEELGLLSLLEKSASFSPAALASAALPILVAAILTIVVIPDDSVGLVAAQAVLAGAFGLTAVGLFVGSVVLDGLQEAD comes from the exons ATGGCGGCTACAACAACTTCTTACCTGAGTAACTTGGAGCATGGCTTTAGTACCAAGCCCCGATTTCGCCGCCGCTTATTTCCCTCCAATACCGCCCCGCGAATATTGGCCATGGCTCCTAAAAAGAAG GTAAACAAGTTTGATGACAATTGGAAAAAGCAATGGTTCGGAGCGGGACTATTCTACGAGGGCAGCGAACAAGTTGAAGTGGATGTGTTCAAAAAATTGGAGAAGCGAAAAGTTTTGAGCACTGTGGAGAAAGCTGGCCTTCTATCAAAGGCCGAAGAACTAGGATTTACACTGTCATCCATAGAGAAATTAGGCCTTTTTTCAAAGGCCGAAGAACTAGGGCTGCTCAGTTTGCTGGAGAAGTCGGCCAGTTTCTCGCCTGCTGCTTTGGCGTCAGCCGCGCTTCCGATTCTAGTGGCAGCTATTTTAACAATCGTGGTCATCCCCGATGATTCCGTGGGTCTTGTGGCGGCTCAGGCCGTTTTGGCCGGAGCATTCGGGTTGACTGCAGTCGGGTTGTTTGTTGGATCAGTGGTTTTGGATGGGTTGCAGGAGGCTGATTGA
- the LOC125857899 gene encoding probable polygalacturonase At3g15720: MIFNCFLIVTMKMLISIFVALLLPSLIFSAPVFNVVDYGAVGDGLTDATNAFIKTWEATCTSSFTSPTMYVPAENTFLLHPIKLEGPCVSSGVIVEINGNITALREPSRWRCYDNRCDKWIHFKHANGLTVRGNGTINGRGHKWWNVNDRLRPTAFEISHSENISLTGLSFMDSPRMHIHFEKSKSARVTNITIDSPGESPNTDGIHVSGSRDVFIDYCRIGTGDDCISIVDGCSHLNISNIICGPGHGISIGSLGKHGSNDNVENIFVSDVLFVNSTNGARIKTWQGGKGHASNIVFERIWTQDSYNTIIIDQFYCDGEHCTEHDSAVQVSNVTFRHVHGTSQGEFAVKLGCSASIPCTGIVLEDIDIRSGYEDQAKSYTSNVQGIVMGLNIPQTHL; encoded by the exons ATGATTTTTAATTGCTTCCTA ATCGTCACCATGAAGATGTTAATCTCAATCTTTGTTGCTCTGCTTCTGCCTTCGCTAATATTTTCAGCACCAGTGTTTAATGTTGTTGATTATGGTGCAGTTGGTGATGGCTTAACCGATGCAACCAAT GCTTTCATCAAAACATGGGAAGCAACATGTACATCATCGTTTACTTCTCCGACAATGTACGTTCCTGCTGAAAATACGTTCTTGCTTCATCCTATAAAATTGGAGGGCCCTTGCGTATCATCAGGCGTCATTGTTGAG ATAAATGGAAATATAACTGCACTAAGAGAACCTTCGAGATGGAGGTGTTACGACAATCGTTGTGATAAGTGGATCCATTTTAAACATGCTAACGGCCTTACAGTACGTGGGAATGGAACAATTAATGGTCGTGGACACAAATGGTGGAATGTAAAT GACCGCCTGAGACCAACT GCTTTTGAAATTTCACATTCAGAAAACATCAGTCTAACGGGACTGAGCTTTATGGATAGCCCTCGCATGCATATTCATTTTGAGAAATCGAAATCTGCCAGAGTCACAAACATAACCATTGATTCCCCAGGAGAAAGTCCTAACACTGACGGTATTCATGTTTCAGGCAGCAGAGATGTTTTCATTGATTATTGTCGAATTGGAACTG GAGATGATTGTATCTCAATTGTTGATGGATGTTCCCATTTGAATATCAGCAACATAATATGCGGACCAGGGCATGGTATAAG TATTGGAAGTCTAGGCAAGCATGGATCTAATGACAacgttgaaaatatttttgttagtgACGTCCTGTTCGTAAATTCTACAAATGGTGCTCGAATAAAGACGTGGCAG GGAGGCAAAGGTCATGCCAGTAACATAGTTTTCGAGAGAATATGGACGCAAGATTCATATAACACTATTATTATCGATCAATTCTACTGTGATGGTGAACATTGTACAGAACAT GATTCAGCAGTACAGGTTAGTAATGTTACTTTTAGACATGTACATGGAACCTCCCAAGGGGAATTTGCTGTGAAGCTGGGTTGCAGCGCGTCTATTCCCTGTACGGGTATAGTATTGGAGGACATAGATATCCGTTCAGGTTATGAAGATCAGGCTAAATCGTATACGAGTAATGTACAAGGAATCGTTATGGGTCTAAACATTCCTCAAACTCACCTTTGA
- the LOC125859339 gene encoding hypersensitive-induced reaction 1 protein, whose protein sequence is MGNLFCCVQVDQSTVAIKEQFGKYQDVLEPGCHCVPWFLGSQLAGHLSLRVQQLDVRCETKTKDNVFVNVVASIQYRAIADKANEAFYKLSNTKGQIQAYVFDVIRASVPKLILDNVFEQKNEIAKAVEEELEKAMSAYGYEIVQTLIVDIVPDEHVKRAMNEINAAARLRVAANEKAEAEKILQIKRAEGEAEAKYLSGLGIARQRQAIVDGLRDSVLGFSVNVPGTTAKDVMDMVLVTQYFDTMKEIGASSKSSAVFIPHGPGAVKDVAQQIRDGLLQASVGH, encoded by the exons ATGGGAAATTTGTTCTGTTGTGTTCAAGTTGATCAATCCACTGTTGCGATTAAGGAACAGTTTGGCAAGTATCAGGATGTGCTTGAGCCAGGGTGCCACTGTGTACCTTGGTTCCTCGGAAGCCAGTTGGCTGGTCATCTCTCCCTCAGGGTGCAGCAACTAGATGTGCGCTGTGAAACCAAGACGAAG GATAATGTATTTGTCAATGTTGTCGCATCAATTCAGTATCGTGCCATTGCTGACAAAGCAAATGAAGCTTTCTACAAGCTAAGTAACACTAAGGGTCAGATTCAGGCATATGTTTTTGATG TCATAAGAGCTAGTGTTCCGAAACTCATTCTTGATAATGTCTTTGagcaaaaaaatgaaattgctAAGGCTGTGGAGGAGGAACTTGAGAAA GCTATGTCAGCTTATGGATATGAAATTGTTCAGACACTTATCGTTGATATAGTACCAGATGAGCATGTGAAGAGAGCTATGAATGAAATCAATGCTg CTGCTCGGCTGAGGGTGGCTGCTAATGAAAAGGCAGAGGCCGAGAAGATTTTGCAAATTAAGAGGGCTGAAGGAGAGGCCGAGGCTAAGTATCTCTCAGGATTAGGTATTGCACGACAACGTCAAGCAATTGTGGATGGTCTGAGAGACAGTGTGCTAGGATTTTCAGTCAATGTGCCTGGAACTACGGCAAAGGATGTTATGGACATGGTCCTCGTCACCCAGTACTTCGACACCATGAAAGAAATTGGCGCTTCCAGCAAATCATCTGCTGTCTTCATCCCCCATGGGCCTGGTGCTGTAAAAGATGTGGCACAGCAAATTCGTGATGGACTTCTTCAGGCTTCTGTTGGGCATTAA
- the LOC125857900 gene encoding protein PXR1 — MPETDDTGKHDDSTKTKNEEIYDKEEKEDKHSDEDDKDDKDEKEGKDNKKKKKDKDEKDDKKKDKKEKNPNDEKDLEKLKLKVEKIDAKMQDLEDQREVILELFNEAGKIAANANAARLPFDPLSSHLTKKKKKAK, encoded by the coding sequence ATGCCAGAGACGGATGATACAGGAAAACATGACGATTCAACGAAAACtaaaaatgaggaaatttaTGATAAGGAGGAGAAAGAAGATAAGCATTCGGATGAAGATGATAAAGACGATAAAGATGAGAAGGAAGGTAAagataataagaagaaaaagaaagacaagGATGAAAAAGATGACAAGAAGAAGgataaaaaagagaagaatcCCAATGATGAAAAGGACTTagaaaaactcaaacttaaagTGGAGAAAATTGATGCTAAAATGCAGGATTTGGAAGACCAGAGAGAGGTTATTCTAGAGTTGTTTAATGAAGCTGGGAAGATTGCAGCTAATGCAAATGCTGCTCGCCTTCCATTCGATCCCTTATCGAGCCACttgacaaagaaaaagaaaaaagcaaaGTGA
- the LOC125857654 gene encoding protein NRT1/ PTR FAMILY 4.6-like, with amino-acid sequence MCTTLQDHEKGFTMWEGYVDWRNRAAIKGCHGGAVAASFVLVVEILENLAYLANASNLVLYLSKFMNFSPSASANIVTNFMGTSFFLALLGGFSSDFFSTYYIYIISATIEFMGLLMLTLQACIPSLRQPICASVNRNAPCKEVGGGHIAMLFSGLYLVALGVGGIKGSLPSHGAEQFDENTPQGRKHRSSFFNYYIFCLACGALIAVTLVVWIEDNKGWQWGFGISTVAILSSIVIFLLGSRTYRIKVPTGSPMTTIFKVLVAAFSNSLFPKNSIGNVLDTRETPQNTTEISEEEGHGERNTEIQTEMKDLKFIGKATVENTAYPSLHCTVKQVQDVKIVVQVVPIFMSTVMLNCCLAQLSTFSVQQAATMNTYIGALKVPPASLPIFPVIFTMILAPVYNHIIIPFARAVTKSEMGITHLQRIGTGLFLSVVAMAVAALVEMKRKRVAEQSGLMNSTEPLPITFLWVALQYLFLGSADLFSLAGLMEFFFTEAPLSMRSLTTALSWASLAMGYYLSSVIVSIVNHITGRFQQTPWLYGSNLNHYHLERFYWLMCILSGLNFFHYLLWATRYKYRSTMPDDERDQLDNTPSEA; translated from the exons ATGTGCACTACACTGCAGGATCATGAGAAGGGTTTCACCATGTGGGAAGGCTATGTGGACTGGAGAAACAGGGCAGCCATTAAAGGATGTCATGGTGGAGCTGTTGCTGCCTCCTTTGTATTGG TGGTGGAGATTTTGGAGAACTTAGCATACCTGGCAAATGCAAGCAATCTAGTCCTTTATCTATCAAAGTTCATGAATTTTTCTCCATCTGCTTCAGCCAACATAGTTACAAACTTTATGGGAACTTCTTTCTTCCTTGCTCTACTTGGCGGGTTCTCATCTGATTTCTTCTCCACCTATTACATCTATATCATAAGTGCAACAATTGAATTTATG GGACTATTGATGCTGACATTGCAAGCTTGCATACCTTCCCTGAGGCAGCCCATCTGTGCATCAGTAAACAGAAACGCCCCATGCAAAGAAGTTGGTGGTGGCCACATAGCAATGTTATTTTCTGGCCTCTACCTGGTGGCCTTGGGTGTTGGAGGGATAAAAGGTTCCCTTCCGTCACATGGAGCGGAGCAATTCGATGAGAATACGCCACAAGGAAGGAAGCACAGATCTAGCTTTTTCAATTATTACATCTTTTGTCTTGCTTGTGGAGCACTGATTGCAGTGACATTAGTAGTGTGGATAGAAGATAATAAAGGCTGGCAGTGGGGCTTCGGTATCTCAACCGTAGCAATATTGAGCTCAATTGTCATTTTCCTCCTCGGATCTAGGACTTACAGGATCAAAGTTCCCACAGGAAGCCCAATGACAACCATTTTTAAG GTTCTTGTGGCAGCATTTTCCAACTCTCTCTTCCCTAAGAATTCTATTGGTAATGTGTTAGACACGAGGGAAACCCCCCAAAACACAACTGAGATTAGTGAGGAAGAAGGACATGGAGAACGAAACACAGAAATTCAAACTGAAATGAAGGACCTCAAATTCATTGGTAAAGCAACAGTGGAGAACACTGCCTACCCATCACTCCACTGCACAGTCAAACAAGTACAAGACGTGAAAATAGTCGTCCAGGTCGTGCCAATATTTATGTCAACCGTTATGCTTAACTGTTGCCTTGCTCAGCTTTCCACATTTTCTGTACAACAAGCAGCCACTATGAACACATATATTGGTGCTCTAAAAGTTCCACCAGCTTCTCTTCCAATATTTCCAGTCATATTCACCATGATACTGGCACCGGTATATAACCATATTATAATCCCCTTTGCCAGGGCAGTGACTAAGAGTGAAATGGGCATTACTCATCTACAACGGATCGGAACCGGGCTATTCCTCTCAGTTGTAGCCATGGCTGTTGCAGCTCTGGTGGAGATGAAGCGGAAGAGAGTTGCCGAACAATCAGGATTAATGAATTCAACTGAACCACTGCCTATCACATTTCTTTGGGTAGCATTGCAATATCTGTTCCTGGGATCAGCTGATCTCTTCAGCTTAGCTGGCCTAATGGAATTCTTCTTCACAGAGGCCCCTTTAAGCATGAGGTCATTGACAACAGCACTCTCTTGGGCATCACTAGCCATGGGTTATTACCTTAGCTCGGTGATTGTATCAATAGTAAACCATATAACTGGCAGGTTTCAGCAAACACCATGGCTCTACGGGAGTAATTTAAATCATTATCACCTTGAAAGGTTCTATTGGCTAATGTGCATATTAAGTGGATTAAATTTCTTCCATTATCTCCTATGGGCCACTCGCTACAAATACAGATCAACAATGCCTGATGACGAGAGAGACCAACTTGATAACACACCATCAGAAGCCTAA
- the LOC125859341 gene encoding mitochondrial outer membrane protein porin of 36 kDa-like: MNKQPGIYSDIGKNATDLLYGDYIRQSPIHNRASLLDCGLYFKCQVNDIVPGLSTLVKLSVPDQRSNKVEVQYMNNYFGVATGISLEKSPLLSLSGVTGIGFFSIGTEISFDTATKTLAECGGGLSFDTDILSASLTLSDNADTLRAHCYRPILPLTSTGVAAELTHRFVSNQTTLALGAQHCLCPFMLIKARVTSDGSLGALVQNNIFSSLSLSIGAELNAMDAANTAKLGLTLAFNP; encoded by the exons atgaacaagCAGCCAGGAATATATTCTGATATTGGCAAAAATGCTACAG ATCTTCTGTATGGAGATTATATCAGACAATCACCAATTCACAATCGCGCCAGTTTGCTTGATTGTGGCTTATACTTCAAATGTCAAG TTAATGACATTGTACCTGGATTAAGTACACTAGTGAAGTTGAGTGTACCAGATCAGAGGTCTAATAAG GTGGAAGTGCAGTAcatgaataattattttggaGTGGCAACAGGCATCAGTTTGGAAAAAAGCCCACTGTTAAGTCTATCTGGTGTCACAGGAATTGGATTTTTCAGTATTGGAACTGAAATCTCTTTCGATACAGCAACGAAAACACTGGCGGAATGCGGTGGTGGTTTGAGCTTCGATACTGACATTCTCTCTGCTTCACTCACTCT GAGCGATAATGCTGATACTTTGAGAGCTCACTGTTACCGGCCAATTCTACCCTTAACAAGCACTGGGGTTGCAGCTGAGTTAACGCATAGATTCGTCAGCAATCAGACGACTCTTGCACTGGGGGCTCAGCATTGCCTGTGTCCTTTCATGCTGATTAAAGCTCGAGTTACAAGTGATGGCAGTTTGGGTGCTCTTGTCCAGAACAATATTTTCTCATCACTCTCTCTGAGTATTGGAGCAGAGTTGAATGCCATGGATGCAGCGAATACTGCTAAACTGGGGCTTACTCTAGCTTTTAATCCCTGA
- the LOC125858455 gene encoding protein QUIRKY, with translation MNMSSGPPPEQQPQQQEPPSRPPQLVRKLVVEILDARNLLPKDGQGSSSPYVVVDFDGQKKRTSTVCRNLNPEWNEGLEFIISDPRTMEFEELDIEVFNDKKLSNGNARKNHFLGRVKLYGSQFARRGEEGLIYFPLEKKSVFSWIRGELGLKIYYYDEMVQEEEPPPPQLEQQQQQPPPQEEMKKTPVFVVTEDPRQRMLEIPMPTEVAMEAQEQSPPIVTIEESPPPMNMPPEQQQQCSHRHEEGPPMMSGPPMMSVPVPPPEYPPQEVKRMQAGRAGERVRVMRRPNGDYSPRVISGKVGGESERISAFDLVEPMHYLFVKIVKARGLAPSESPFVKIRTSNHFLRSKPAIIRPGELLSNPEWQQVFSLGHNKQESTNSTLEISVWDSASDHFLGGVCFDLSDVPVRDPPDSPLAPQWYHLEGGADDQHKVSGDIQLSVWIGTQADDAFPESCSSDAPCVAHTRSKVYQSPKLWYLRITVIEAQDLHIAPNLPPLTAPEVRVKAQLGFQSVRTRRGTMNHHSSVFHWSEDLIFVAGEPLEDSLILLVEDRTTKDPALLGHIIIPVSSIEQRLDERLVPAKWFGLEGGPGGAYCGRLHLRMCLEGGYHVLDEAAHVCSDFRPTAKQLWKPAVGILELGILGARGLLPLKSKGPGKGSTDAYCVAKYGKKWVRTRTITDTFDPRWNEQYTWQVYDPCTVLTIGVFDNWRMFADSGEDKPDYRIGKVRIRVSTLENNKVYTNSYPLLVLLRSGLKKMGEIEVAIRFVCPSLLPETCAVYGQPVLPKMHYLRPLGVAQQEALRGAAIKMVAAWLARSEPPLGPEVVRYMLDADSHTWSMRKSKANWFRIVAVLAWAVGLAKWLDDIRRWRNPVTTILVHVLYLVLVWYPDLIVPTGFLYVFLIGVWYYRFRPKIPAGMDTHISQSETVDPDELDEEFDTIPSSKPPEIIRMRYDRLRILAARVQTVLGDFATQGERVQALVSWRDPRATKLFIIVCLIITIVLYAVPPKMVAVALGFYFLRHPMFRDPMPPATLNFFRRLPSLSDRLM, from the coding sequence ATGAATATGTCATCTGGGCCACCGCCGGAGCAGCAACCGCAACAGCAAGAACCGCCGTCAAGACCACCACAGCTAGTTCGGAAACTTGTGGTGGAAATTCTTGACGCTCGGAATCTACTACCAAAGGATGGGCAAGGGAGTTCCAGTCCGTATGTTGTTGTGGATTTTGATGGTCAGAAGAAGCGGACTTCGACTGTGTGTAGAAATCTTAACCCAGAATGGAACGAGGGTCTGGAATTCATCATTTCGGATCCCAGAACGATGGAGTTTGAGGAGCTAGATATTGAGGTTTTCAATGACAAGAAGCTGAGTAATGGGAATGCGAGGAAGAATCATTTTTTAGGGAGAGTGAAGTTGTATGGAAGCCAGTTTGCGAGGAGGGGAGAAGAGGGTTTGATATACTTCCCTTTGGAGAAAAAGAGTGTTTTTAGTTGGATTAGAGGTGAGCTGGGTTTGAAGATTTATTACTATGATGAAATGGTGCAGGAAGAGGAGCCGCCACCGCCGCAGCTGGAGCAACAGCAGCAGCAGCCTCCTCCGCaggaagaaatgaagaagacCCCTGTTTTCGTTGTCACGGAAGACCCCCGCCAGAGGATGCTAGAAATTCCTATGCCCACGGAGGTTGCTATGGAAGCGCAGGAACAATCTCCGCCCATCGTAACGATAGAGGAATCTCCTCCACCGATGAATATGCCGCCGGAACAACAGCAGCAGTGTAGTCACCGGCATGAGGAGGGTCCACCAATGATGAGTGGTCCACCGATGATGAGTGTTCCTGTTCCACCACCTGAGTACCCACCACAGGAGGTGAAGAGGATGCAGGCAGGGAGAGCTGGAGAAAGAGTGAGAGTGATGAGACGGCCAAACGGAGACTATTCACCTAGGGTGATATCCGGTAAAGTCGGCGGAGAGTCAGAAAGAATCTCGGCGTTCGACCTCGTTGAACCAATGCACTATCTATTTGTTAAAATTGTGAAAGCTAGAGGTCTTGCTCCGAGTGAAAGCCCATTCGTGAAGATCCGTACATCTAACCATTTTCTCCGATCGAAACCAGCCATTATCCGGCCTGGCGAACTGTTGTCGAATCCAGAGTGGCAGCAGGTCTTCTCCCTAGGCCACAACAAACAAGAGTCTACCAATTCAACACTTGAAATTTCAGTTTGGGATAGCGCGTCGGATCATTTCCTTGGTGGAGTCTGTTTCGACCTCTCCGATGTGCCAGTCAGAGATCCACCGGATAGTCCTCTTGCTCCTCAGTGGTATCATCTCGAAGGTGGCGCCGATGACCAACACAAAGTTTCCGGCGACATTCAACTCTCCGTCTGGATTGGAACTCAAGCAGACGATGCATTTCCTGAATCGTGCAGCTCAGACGCACCGTGCGTGGCTCATACTCGCTCAAAAGTCTATCAATCTCCCAAGCTATGGTATCTTAGAATCACAGTGATTGAAGCTCAGGACCTTCATATAGCTCCAAATCTACCGCCGTTGACGGCACCGGAGGTAAGAGTCAAAGCTCAGCTAGGGTTTCAATCCGTGAGAACTCGGAGAGGGACAATGAATCATCACAGTTCAGTGTTCCACTGGAGCGAAGATTTAATCTTCGTCGCCGGTGAGCCACTTGAAGATAGCCTCATCTTGCTTGTAGAGGACCGTACGACGAAGGATCCAGCCCTTCTAGGGCACATAATAATTCCTGTGAGCTCGATTGAGCAACGGCTCGATGAGCGACTCGTGCCAGCCAAGTGGTTCGGATTGGAAGGTGGACCAGGTGGGGCCTACTGCGGGAGGCTACACTTGAGGATGTGCTTAGAAGGAGGATATCACGTGCTGGATGAAGCAGCGCACGTGTGTAGTGATTTCAGGCCCACGGCTAAGCAGCTATGGAAGCCGGCTGTTGGTATTTTGGAGCTGGGTATTCTTGGAGCTCGCGGGTTGTTACCCTTGAAATCCAAGGGTCCGGGAAAAGGATCCACGGATGCTTACTGTGTTGCCAAATACGGGAAGAAATGGGTCCGGACTCGGACCATAACCGATACCTTTGACCCGCGTTGGAACGAGCAGTACACATGGCAAGTATACGATCCTTGTACAGTTCTTACAATTGGAGTATTCGACAATTGGCGTATGTTTGCTGATAGTGGTGAAGATAAGCCTGATTACCGTATAGGAAAAGTACGTATACGAGTCTCTACATTGGAGAATAACAAAGTGTACACAAATTCCTATCCGTTATTAGTTCTGTTGCGGTCTGGGTTGAAGAAAATGGGCGAAATTGAAGTTGCAATCCGATTTGTTTGTCCATCACTGTTACCAGAAACATGTGCTGTTTATGGGCAGCCAGTGTTACCAAAGATGCATTATCTACGCCCACTTGGGGTGGCTCAACAAGAGGCATTGAGAGGAGCAGCTATCAAAATGGTTGCAGCATGGTTAGCTCGATCTGAGCCACCTTTGGGTCCAGAGGTAGTTCGGTACATGTTGGATGCAGATTCTCACACATGGAGCATGAGGAAGAGTAAGGCCAATTGGTTTCGCATAGTAGCCGTGTTAGCTTGGGCTGTTGGATTAGCAAAATGGTTGGATGACATTAGAAGGTGGAGAAACCCAGTAACAACCATACTAGTCCATGTTCTCTACTTGGTGCTAGTTTGGTATCCAGATTTAATCGTCCCCACCGGGTTTCTCTACGTCTTCTTGATCGGTGTATGGTACTATCGGTTCAGGCCTAAAATACCTGCAGGTATGGATACCCATATCTCCCAATCAGAAACAGTAGACCCGGATGAACTGGATGAGGAATTCGACACAATACCAAGTTCAAAACCACCCGAAATAATTCGGATGCGGTATGACAGGTTGAGAATATTAGCAGCAAGGGTCCAAACAGTTTTAGGTGATTTTGCAACCCAGGGAGAAAGGGTCCAAGCATTGGTAAGCTGGAGGGATCCAAGAGCGACGAAATTGTTCATAATCGTGTGCCTAATTATAACAATAGTGTTATATGCAGTGCCACCAAAAATGGTAGCAGTAGCCCTTGGATTCTACTTCCTGCGCCATCCCATGTTCAGGGACCCAATGCCACCTGCCACTTTGAATTTCTTTAGAAGACTTCCAAGTTTATCTGACCGTTTGATGTAG